In a single window of the Limnochorda sp. L945t genome:
- a CDS encoding enoyl-CoA hydratase/isomerase family protein, whose amino-acid sequence MNGDNSSLLFTRTGGTLVVTLTRPKLSAEALRLLSRGMREAESAPDLRSVILTGQGDVFCLGGDLGNAVGGSSLDVLEFGEAFIELHREVTGLKLPVIAAVNGLAHGGGFSLVEACDVAVAAESARFAIPEIRTGAAPMMALAGAHRTLTRKQAMWLALLGEELDANQALQLGIVNLVVSDDQVMPTALSVAGRLAGYKATSLQIVKAAYRSMDEGRFERQLRHGLSHLVVLLGV is encoded by the coding sequence CCGAAGCTGAGCGCGGAAGCCCTTCGGCTGCTTTCGAGGGGAATGCGGGAGGCTGAATCGGCCCCGGATCTGCGCAGCGTCATCCTGACGGGCCAGGGAGATGTCTTTTGCCTCGGGGGTGACCTCGGCAACGCCGTCGGCGGATCGAGCCTGGACGTTCTTGAGTTCGGCGAGGCGTTCATAGAGCTGCATCGAGAGGTAACGGGTCTCAAGCTCCCGGTTATCGCGGCGGTCAACGGCTTGGCCCACGGCGGGGGATTCAGCCTCGTGGAGGCATGCGACGTGGCCGTGGCCGCCGAGTCGGCTCGGTTCGCCATACCCGAGATTCGGACCGGCGCGGCTCCCATGATGGCCCTGGCAGGCGCTCACCGGACCCTGACGCGCAAGCAGGCGATGTGGCTGGCCCTGCTCGGAGAGGAACTCGATGCCAACCAAGCGCTGCAGCTGGGCATTGTTAACTTAGTGGTTTCCGACGATCAGGTTATGCCGACGGCTCTGTCGGTGGCCGGGCGGCTGGCCGGCTATAAGGCCACATCCCTGCAGATCGTGAAGGCAGCCTACCGGTCGATGGACGAGGGCCGCTTTGAGCGACAGCTCCGCCACGGCCTGAGCCATCTCGTCGTGCTCCTGGGTGTGTAG
- a CDS encoding ABC transporter substrate-binding protein translates to MRHTRVYRLLAAAIALAAMVVTLPAAAETGVKGRLSVMIYKDNPGQDVPTRQQILEWAAQNNVEVSIEPVVLKDLAPKVATTLASGTGPDVLILPGYSPRLYVDALLDLSDVGNEVDRKYGFYDIAKLIGKVNDRWVALPVYIYMHQLVYRKDVLKAVGETVPDTWDDLVRVGQKIKSAKLGVDAFGVAYGRSDDGNQFVQGVLWAYGSRMVTEDEKRVTFDSPETVAGLRYVVGLYQQGLMPPGVLAWDDSSNNKEILAGRIAMTVNGGSIYFQAKTAFPDIFPNLGLAVYPRGPVMRASMPNAFSWAVRKNTAYPELAKSLLRYLFSAENYMEVINTTSGAIGTSLKWFENATVWQDPDTRAALQAIPTAHMTGWPAPPSKRAAEVEARRLMVDMVGRVLIDKLTPEAAVKEAAAAIAEIYRGQ, encoded by the coding sequence GTGCGCCACACAAGAGTGTACCGGTTGCTTGCCGCGGCGATAGCGCTGGCCGCGATGGTTGTGACCCTGCCGGCAGCCGCCGAGACAGGCGTAAAGGGACGCCTGTCGGTCATGATATACAAGGACAACCCTGGCCAGGACGTTCCCACGCGCCAGCAGATTCTGGAGTGGGCGGCGCAAAACAACGTCGAAGTCTCCATCGAACCCGTGGTGCTCAAAGACCTGGCGCCCAAGGTCGCGACCACCCTCGCGAGCGGTACGGGGCCCGACGTGCTCATTCTCCCGGGCTACAGCCCCCGCTTGTACGTCGATGCGTTGCTTGATCTGAGCGACGTGGGCAACGAGGTCGATCGCAAGTACGGGTTTTACGACATCGCCAAGCTCATCGGCAAGGTGAACGACCGGTGGGTCGCCCTGCCCGTGTACATTTACATGCACCAACTGGTGTATCGCAAGGACGTGCTCAAGGCCGTCGGCGAGACCGTGCCGGACACGTGGGATGATCTCGTGCGCGTCGGCCAGAAGATTAAGTCGGCCAAGCTCGGCGTTGACGCGTTCGGCGTCGCTTACGGGCGCTCGGACGATGGTAACCAGTTCGTCCAGGGCGTCCTGTGGGCCTACGGCAGCCGGATGGTGACGGAGGACGAGAAGAGAGTCACGTTCGATTCGCCCGAGACGGTGGCGGGTCTGCGTTACGTGGTCGGCCTGTACCAGCAAGGGTTGATGCCTCCCGGCGTGCTGGCCTGGGACGACTCGTCTAACAACAAAGAGATCCTGGCCGGGCGTATTGCCATGACGGTCAATGGAGGCTCGATCTACTTCCAGGCCAAGACGGCGTTTCCGGACATTTTCCCCAACCTCGGGCTCGCCGTCTACCCGAGGGGGCCCGTCATGCGGGCGTCCATGCCCAACGCCTTCAGCTGGGCTGTCCGTAAGAACACGGCCTACCCCGAACTCGCCAAGAGTCTGCTGCGCTACCTGTTCTCGGCCGAAAACTACATGGAAGTCATCAACACCACCAGCGGTGCCATCGGCACCTCGCTGAAGTGGTTCGAGAACGCCACGGTATGGCAGGATCCGGACACCCGGGCGGCTCTGCAGGCCATTCCCACGGCTCACATGACGGGATGGCCCGCTCCGCCGTCCAAGCGGGCTGCCGAGGTCGAAGCTCGACGGCTCATGGTGGACATGGTGGGCCGGGTACTCATCGACAAGCTGACGCCTGAGGCCGCCGTCAAGGAGGCCGCAGCAGCCATCGCGGAGATCTACCGGGGACAGTGA
- a CDS encoding carbohydrate ABC transporter permease, with protein sequence MAGSTAAVRQERLGASRWAGLPGLVFVLPAVLVVLGVVGYPFVEGIWLSLTNRTVASEGHFIGFKNYANLLHSAVFLKTVRNTLVYTGVGLVGKLVLGMAVALSLTRVGRGRDLLGALLLLPWIIPTVLSALVWTWIFDDTSGILNYALVRLHLVDRPVPWLGSSALAMASVILVAVWRETPYFGLSLLAGLRSIPQEQYEAASLDGAGTLQQFRYVTLPNLLGLILLVSTISVVQSAYDFSIVYILTRGGPVGATHIFSTLTYEIGFYVGDLGRAGAVALTAFPIFGPLMFYIARSLERREASL encoded by the coding sequence ATGGCAGGCAGCACGGCCGCTGTCCGGCAGGAACGACTTGGTGCCTCGCGCTGGGCGGGCTTGCCCGGGCTGGTGTTCGTGCTGCCTGCCGTTCTAGTGGTCCTCGGGGTCGTCGGCTACCCGTTCGTCGAGGGCATCTGGCTTAGTCTCACCAACCGGACCGTCGCATCTGAAGGCCACTTCATTGGTTTCAAGAACTACGCTAACCTGCTCCATAGCGCGGTCTTCCTCAAGACCGTCCGCAACACGCTAGTCTATACGGGTGTCGGCCTTGTCGGCAAGCTGGTGCTGGGGATGGCTGTGGCGCTCTCCCTCACCCGGGTAGGCCGCGGGCGGGACCTGCTGGGCGCGTTGCTGCTGCTTCCGTGGATCATCCCGACGGTGCTGAGCGCCCTGGTCTGGACCTGGATCTTCGATGACACCTCCGGCATCCTCAACTACGCGCTGGTAAGGCTGCACCTTGTCGACCGCCCGGTCCCGTGGCTGGGAAGCAGCGCGCTGGCCATGGCCTCCGTCATACTGGTGGCTGTCTGGAGGGAGACACCGTACTTCGGGTTGAGCCTCCTAGCCGGCCTCAGGAGCATCCCCCAGGAGCAGTACGAGGCGGCCAGCCTGGACGGTGCGGGCACCCTGCAGCAGTTCCGGTACGTGACCCTGCCCAACCTCCTCGGGCTGATCCTGTTGGTCAGTACCATCTCCGTCGTCCAGTCCGCGTACGACTTCTCCATCGTCTACATCCTAACGCGGGGCGGCCCCGTCGGCGCCACGCACATCTTCTCGACGTTGACGTACGAGATCGGCTTCTACGTTGGGGATCTGGGGCGGGCAGGCGCGGTCGCGCTCACGGCGTTTCCCATCTTTGGTCCTCTCATGTTTTACATCGCCCGGTCGCTGGAACGTCGGGAGGCATCCTTGTGA
- a CDS encoding carbohydrate ABC transporter permease, translating into MSRYQATSLVYGLARYTLLAAFAIAAVAPFYWMVITSVKPVQELYAGKMPLWVEAPTWKHYAELLETYMFPRWFWNTIVVAVVSTAVSLVLGSLAAYGVTRTGTALVRQLTRVVLVTYLVPRAMLMIPLYQFLAALRLLDSQAGLVLAYLTFTVPFSVWLLIGFFQGIPRELDEAALIDGCSRMQALVRVVLPLARPGLVAVTVYTFSLAWNEFLYPLVIIQSDAQKPLTVGIAALQQGDVFAWGPLMAAGTLAAIPIVTFYALIHRQIVAGVTAGAVKG; encoded by the coding sequence GTGAGCAGGTACCAGGCCACCTCGCTGGTCTACGGGCTAGCCCGCTACACGCTGCTCGCCGCCTTTGCGATAGCAGCCGTGGCACCCTTTTACTGGATGGTCATTACCTCGGTTAAGCCCGTTCAGGAGCTGTATGCCGGCAAGATGCCGCTGTGGGTAGAGGCCCCGACGTGGAAGCACTACGCGGAACTCCTCGAGACCTACATGTTCCCCCGGTGGTTTTGGAACACCATCGTGGTAGCCGTTGTCTCGACGGCCGTGTCGCTGGTCCTGGGTTCCCTCGCCGCGTACGGCGTTACCCGGACAGGCACGGCGCTCGTCCGGCAGCTCACCCGCGTGGTGCTGGTGACTTACCTGGTCCCCCGGGCGATGCTGATGATCCCTCTCTACCAGTTCCTCGCGGCCCTCCGGCTTCTCGACAGCCAGGCAGGCTTGGTGCTGGCGTACCTGACCTTCACAGTTCCGTTTTCCGTCTGGCTGCTGATCGGGTTCTTCCAGGGGATCCCGCGAGAGCTCGATGAAGCAGCCTTGATCGACGGGTGCTCTCGGATGCAGGCGCTCGTCCGGGTGGTGCTGCCGCTCGCCCGGCCGGGTCTGGTGGCGGTGACCGTTTACACCTTTTCGCTCGCTTGGAACGAGTTTCTCTACCCCCTGGTGATCATCCAGTCCGACGCGCAAAAGCCCCTCACTGTTGGCATTGCGGCCCTCCAGCAGGGTGACGTCTTCGCCTGGGGGCCTCTGATGGCCGCCGGCACCCTGGCTGCTATCCCGATTGTGACTTTCTACGCCCTGATCCATCGGCAGATCGTGGCCGGGGTAACGGCGGGTGCGGTGAAGGGGTAG
- a CDS encoding sugar phosphate isomerase/epimerase family protein, whose translation MQVRHSVMVGVLGRYADRFHEYQPPRAFAGNLELARRIAGADGIEVVYPQDFADVDETIRLIERSGLPVSAVNVNVKSEAKWRTGSFTSPDPAIRAEAVRYLKVGMDLARELGAGMVTCCPLIDGWDYSFQVDYAKQWSWLVECISEAARYRPEVKLSLEYKPFEARNSIVLPNLGTTLHLCNVVGQPNVGVTMDVGHALTAGETPAASATIALAAGRLFYVHFNDNNRLWDWDMIPATVHVWEVIETLFYLHRLNWSGWLSYDVFVKNGNPEEAIEATIAIMRELQAFVESHAAELESIVQEGIPARNFKRLVPLLLRGRG comes from the coding sequence ATGCAGGTCAGGCATTCAGTCATGGTCGGAGTCCTGGGTCGGTACGCGGACAGGTTTCACGAGTACCAGCCACCCCGTGCCTTTGCCGGCAACCTCGAGCTGGCACGCCGGATTGCCGGGGCAGACGGCATTGAGGTGGTCTACCCTCAGGATTTCGCGGACGTCGACGAGACCATCCGGCTGATCGAGCGGTCCGGCCTGCCGGTCTCCGCGGTCAACGTCAACGTTAAGTCGGAGGCCAAGTGGAGGACCGGCTCGTTCACCTCGCCGGACCCGGCGATTCGAGCCGAAGCCGTACGCTATCTCAAGGTGGGGATGGACCTGGCACGCGAGCTGGGGGCTGGGATGGTCACTTGCTGCCCGCTGATCGATGGCTGGGACTACAGCTTCCAGGTGGACTACGCCAAGCAGTGGTCCTGGCTCGTGGAGTGTATCTCCGAGGCGGCCCGCTACAGGCCAGAAGTTAAGCTAAGCCTCGAGTACAAGCCCTTCGAGGCTCGTAACTCCATCGTGTTGCCCAACCTCGGCACGACCCTCCACCTCTGCAACGTCGTCGGGCAGCCCAACGTCGGTGTCACCATGGATGTGGGGCATGCCCTCACGGCGGGCGAGACGCCGGCCGCGTCCGCCACCATCGCCCTGGCAGCCGGTCGGCTGTTTTACGTACACTTCAACGACAACAACCGGTTGTGGGACTGGGACATGATCCCCGCGACAGTGCACGTCTGGGAGGTTATCGAGACGTTGTTCTACCTGCACCGACTCAACTGGAGCGGGTGGCTCTCATACGACGTCTTCGTCAAGAACGGCAACCCCGAGGAGGCCATCGAGGCGACCATCGCCATCATGCGGGAGCTCCAAGCGTTTGTCGAATCCCACGCCGCCGAGTTGGAATCGATCGTGCAGGAGGGCATCCCGGCCCGGAACTTCAAGCGGCTCGTACCCCTGCTCCTGCGGGGAAGGGGTTGA
- a CDS encoding sugar phosphate isomerase/epimerase family protein, with amino-acid sequence MRLGIGTYAFRWAVGTPTFPSPNPLTAGRFVRLVAELGAEVAQFAENLPLERLTPAELDELRRTADGLGVALEVGTAGCTPERLRRHLDIAQRLGSDLVRLVLHSGDCSPTPQQALEALREVLPRYERAGVSIAVENHFLLCSPALLDLVRATQSPALGVCLDTANSIACGEWPLETAKMLAPFALTVHLKDYTIRPDPDGAGLVISGAPLGEGHQDLPQLMRALALPASRNASLVLEQWLPKSADPAALLRQELDWVQRGVAAARRLLQAAGARS; translated from the coding sequence GTGCGCCTCGGGATCGGGACATACGCCTTCCGGTGGGCGGTGGGCACTCCTACGTTCCCGTCTCCGAATCCCCTCACGGCCGGCCGCTTCGTGCGCTTGGTAGCCGAGCTCGGAGCAGAGGTGGCTCAGTTTGCCGAAAACCTGCCGCTGGAGCGCCTGACGCCGGCCGAACTCGACGAGCTACGCAGGACTGCCGACGGCCTCGGGGTCGCGCTGGAGGTGGGCACGGCCGGGTGCACGCCCGAGCGGCTGCGGCGGCATCTCGACATCGCGCAGCGGCTGGGGTCGGACCTGGTGCGGCTCGTCCTGCACTCCGGCGACTGCTCGCCCACACCTCAGCAAGCCCTGGAGGCCCTCCGCGAGGTGCTGCCACGGTACGAGCGGGCCGGCGTCTCCATCGCGGTCGAAAACCACTTCCTGCTGTGCTCGCCCGCCCTGCTGGATCTGGTGCGCGCTACCCAAAGCCCGGCGCTCGGGGTCTGCCTCGACACCGCCAACTCCATCGCGTGTGGCGAGTGGCCGCTCGAGACGGCCAAGATGCTGGCGCCCTTCGCCCTGACCGTCCATCTCAAGGACTACACCATCCGGCCCGACCCGGACGGAGCCGGCCTCGTTATCTCAGGCGCCCCTCTGGGCGAGGGACACCAGGACCTGCCCCAGCTTATGAGGGCGCTTGCACTTCCAGCCTCGAGGAACGCAAGCCTCGTCCTCGAGCAGTGGCTCCCCAAGTCGGCCGACCCGGCCGCCCTGCTCCGCCAGGAACTCGACTGGGTACAGCGCGGCGTCGCCGCCGCCAGGCGCCTGCTGCAGGCTGCTGGCGCCCGCAGCTAG
- a CDS encoding IS1634 family transposase has translation MGAALSRHRTGPFGRRWPAYSSLGWHDLTKPCLPPKTLFRGTGRRSCRPWGGPISSGRFRRDLVIPDLTSVYLEGRTCPLARFGYSRDKKRGKKQFTVGLLTNAEGCPVAVEVFPGNGGDPQTLPSQIDRVRRRFGIDYVVFVGDRGMIVTARLADLQAVGFGWVTALRAPDIQELRAQGLFQPSLFDRQGVAEITDPERPGERLVICYNPLVAEERRRKREELLLATERELAKVEARVRRRRRKPLTADEIGVAVGKVLGRWKMGKHFHLTIRDGHFAFQRDPASIAREAELDGFYVLRTNVSADRMDPVQVQRTYQSLRQIEQNFRAIKSALDLRPVYHRLEDRVRAHTFLCMLALYVRWHMERALRPLLEEDPRQSFEGLMMQLETLQRHSAEVAGQEVTILGEPEPLHRRIFQLLGVPLT, from the coding sequence TTGGGCGCAGCGCTCTCTCGTCACCGGACCGGGCCCTTTGGGAGGAGGTGGCCCGCATACAGCAGCCTTGGTTGGCACGACCTCACGAAGCCCTGCCTCCCCCCGAAGACCCTTTTTCGAGGAACCGGGCGGAGGTCATGTCGCCCCTGGGGGGGTCCGATCTCCTCCGGTCGGTTCCGGAGGGATCTTGTCATACCCGACCTGACCAGCGTCTATCTGGAGGGGAGGACCTGCCCTCTGGCCCGCTTCGGGTACAGCCGGGACAAGAAGCGAGGGAAGAAGCAGTTCACCGTAGGGCTGCTCACCAACGCCGAGGGTTGCCCGGTCGCCGTTGAGGTCTTCCCGGGGAATGGGGGAGACCCCCAGACCCTTCCCTCCCAGATCGACCGGGTGCGGCGCCGCTTCGGGATCGACTACGTGGTCTTCGTCGGCGACCGGGGGATGATCGTCACGGCACGCCTGGCCGACTTGCAGGCGGTGGGCTTCGGGTGGGTTACCGCCCTTCGGGCGCCCGACATCCAGGAGCTGCGCGCACAGGGGCTGTTCCAGCCGAGCCTCTTCGACCGGCAGGGCGTGGCGGAGATCACGGACCCTGAACGCCCCGGGGAGCGGCTGGTCATCTGCTACAACCCGCTGGTGGCCGAGGAGCGGCGGCGAAAGCGCGAGGAGCTGCTTTTGGCCACGGAGCGGGAGTTGGCCAAGGTGGAGGCCCGGGTGCGCCGGCGCCGCCGCAAGCCCCTGACGGCGGACGAGATCGGGGTGGCCGTGGGCAAGGTGCTGGGCCGCTGGAAGATGGGCAAGCACTTTCACCTCACCATCCGCGACGGGCACTTCGCCTTCCAGCGGGACCCCGCATCCATTGCCCGGGAGGCGGAGCTGGATGGGTTCTACGTGCTGCGCACGAACGTCTCGGCCGACCGGATGGACCCGGTCCAGGTGCAACGCACCTACCAGTCGCTGCGCCAGATCGAGCAGAACTTCCGAGCGATAAAAAGCGCCCTGGACCTGCGCCCGGTCTACCACCGGCTGGAGGACCGGGTGCGGGCCCACACGTTTTTGTGCATGCTGGCCCTCTACGTGCGCTGGCACATGGAGCGGGCCCTGCGGCCGCTGCTCGAGGAAGACCCCCGCCAGTCCTTCGAGGGGCTGATGATGCAGCTGGAGACGCTGCAACGCCACTCTGCGGAGGTAGCCGGGCAGGAGGTCACGATCCTCGGCGAACCCGAACCCCTCCACCGCCGGATCTTCCAGCTCTTGGGGGTTCCCCTGACGTAG
- a CDS encoding IS110 family RNA-guided transposase codes for MPQRLLAVGIDPAKHVHGVVAVLYPDRIVLEEQVPHDLQAMEALDARLEQLAVRHRAVLVYGIEDHRQYGQSWMRVLQAKGRQVRVVNPLWTRRQKDFYGQDKTDLVDARAIAAVVLRKADELPDATEASIDAATLREAARMLEDLAHQRTRALNRLHQLLTTTYLPSYEQCFGKLGRPWALRFFHRFPLPQDLNDLSVAQLAHILLELSEGRIGPHRREQRRAVLEQRARAILEATEPVRRLPKTPALLLRAELIRQLCEELLTSHERTLRLKRLLENDLLPRTGQHLQTLRGVDTVLAATILGETGDIRRFRSRHAFAKYNGTAPASHSSGGKERHTARRNCNHRLKRAMWLMAFAAVRHDPLARAYYECCRQRGLRPVEAIKRVARRMSDIVYAMLQEGKPYDPARVQASIAARLQKQAPGTGGTSLNGRNFHSLGRPGTVTVPNLRSYAQVSDQARGFPQPGP; via the coding sequence TTGCCGCAACGACTGCTGGCCGTTGGCATCGATCCCGCCAAGCATGTCCACGGCGTCGTCGCCGTCCTCTACCCCGACCGGATCGTCCTCGAAGAGCAGGTGCCCCATGACCTGCAGGCGATGGAAGCCCTCGACGCCCGCCTCGAGCAGCTGGCCGTCCGCCACCGGGCCGTCCTGGTTTACGGCATCGAAGATCACCGCCAGTACGGCCAGTCCTGGATGAGGGTGCTGCAGGCCAAAGGGCGCCAGGTTCGGGTCGTCAACCCCCTGTGGACCCGCCGGCAGAAGGACTTTTACGGGCAAGATAAGACCGACCTCGTGGATGCCCGAGCCATCGCCGCAGTCGTATTGCGCAAGGCCGACGAGCTCCCCGACGCCACCGAGGCCAGCATCGACGCAGCCACCCTTCGAGAAGCCGCTCGCATGCTGGAGGACCTGGCCCACCAGCGAACCCGCGCCCTCAACCGCCTCCACCAGCTGCTCACCACGACCTACCTGCCCAGCTACGAGCAATGCTTCGGCAAACTCGGGCGGCCCTGGGCCCTGCGGTTTTTCCACCGCTTCCCCCTCCCGCAGGATTTGAACGACCTCTCCGTCGCCCAGCTGGCCCACATCCTGCTGGAACTCTCCGAAGGCCGCATCGGGCCTCATCGCCGCGAGCAGCGCAGGGCCGTCTTGGAGCAACGGGCCCGGGCCATCCTGGAGGCCACGGAGCCGGTGCGGAGGCTTCCCAAGACCCCGGCTCTGCTCCTGCGGGCGGAGCTCATCCGCCAGCTGTGCGAGGAGCTTCTGACCTCTCACGAGCGCACGTTGCGCCTCAAGCGCCTGCTGGAAAACGACCTGCTGCCCCGTACGGGACAGCACCTGCAGACGCTTCGCGGCGTGGACACGGTGCTGGCGGCCACGATCCTGGGTGAGACCGGCGACATCCGCCGCTTCCGCTCCCGCCATGCCTTCGCCAAATACAACGGCACCGCACCAGCCTCTCACAGCAGCGGCGGCAAAGAACGCCACACTGCGCGGCGCAACTGCAACCATCGCCTCAAGCGCGCCATGTGGCTGATGGCCTTTGCAGCCGTCCGCCACGATCCTTTGGCTCGCGCCTACTACGAGTGTTGCCGCCAGCGGGGGCTACGGCCGGTGGAGGCCATCAAGCGAGTGGCCCGGCGGATGTCGGACATCGTCTACGCGATGCTGCAGGAAGGCAAGCCCTACGATCCCGCCCGGGTCCAGGCGTCCATCGCAGCCCGCCTACAAAAGCAAGCGCCGGGAACGGGTGGCACGTCCCTCAATGGGAGGAACTTTCATAGCCTTGGCCGTCCCGGCACCGTTACCGTACCCAATCTGCGGAGCTATGCGCAAGTCTCCGACCAGGCCAGAGGTTTTCCACAACCCGGACCTTGA
- a CDS encoding IS1634 family transposase, which translates to MAKHEGGLYVAEIKRRYKDRVYVTHLLRRVYRENGKVKQQTLGNLSHLPPEAIEAVRASLRGQRLVPVEQAVEVVKTRPHGHVAAVRAMLRKLGLHEILDPRPSFQRDLVEALIVSRLLHPQPKLPTVSWWATTTLAEDLGLEGATKDDVYFALDWLLARQARIEARLARRHLSERSLVLYDVTSTYYEGRHCPLAAFGHNRDGKRGKRQIVFGLLTDREGRPVAVQVYRGNTADPKTVADQVHKLRERFGLRQVVLVGDRGMLTQARIDALKEIEGMAWISALRAPALRQLMDQGLIQPSLFDQQDLAEITSPDYPGERLVVCRNPYLAEERRRKRQELLDAMEADLARLARRVAAGRLKRREKIGEALGRILEKHKMGKHFRWEIGEGRFAYRRDLTSIDQEAALDGFYVIRTSVPAEQLSAPEVVLAYKSLSHVERLIRSIKGVVTKVRPIHHWTEERVRAHVFLCVLASYVEWHLREAWAPFLFEDEEPGGHEDGSPVRPAQRSEGAQAKAQTRRTPEGWEVHSFRSLLDNLATVARHTIRIPALPDVLPYDRVTTPDAFQREVFARVGLHSLAPAGRQKASA; encoded by the coding sequence ATGGCGAAACACGAGGGCGGCCTCTACGTGGCCGAGATCAAGCGCCGCTACAAAGACCGGGTCTACGTCACCCACCTGCTCCGGCGAGTCTACCGGGAAAACGGCAAGGTGAAGCAGCAGACCCTGGGCAACCTCAGCCACCTCCCGCCGGAGGCCATCGAGGCAGTCCGGGCGTCGCTGCGGGGCCAGCGCCTGGTGCCCGTCGAGCAGGCCGTCGAGGTGGTCAAGACGCGCCCGCATGGCCACGTGGCGGCCGTCCGGGCCATGCTGCGAAAGCTGGGCCTGCACGAGATCCTGGACCCCCGGCCCTCCTTCCAGCGGGACCTGGTCGAAGCCCTGATCGTCAGCCGCCTCCTCCACCCGCAGCCCAAGCTGCCGACCGTCAGCTGGTGGGCCACCACCACGTTGGCCGAGGACCTGGGGCTGGAGGGCGCCACCAAGGACGACGTCTACTTCGCCCTGGACTGGCTGTTGGCCCGGCAGGCACGTATCGAGGCCCGGTTGGCTCGCCGGCACCTGAGCGAGCGCAGCCTGGTGTTGTATGACGTCACCTCCACCTACTACGAGGGCCGCCACTGCCCCCTGGCGGCTTTCGGCCACAACCGGGACGGCAAGCGGGGCAAGCGCCAGATCGTCTTCGGGCTGCTCACCGACCGGGAAGGACGCCCCGTGGCCGTGCAGGTCTACCGGGGTAATACGGCCGACCCCAAGACCGTGGCCGACCAAGTCCACAAGCTGCGGGAGCGCTTCGGGTTGCGCCAGGTGGTGCTGGTGGGCGACCGGGGAATGCTGACCCAGGCCCGCATCGACGCCTTGAAGGAGATCGAGGGGATGGCCTGGATCAGCGCGCTGCGCGCCCCGGCCCTTCGGCAGCTCATGGACCAGGGCCTCATCCAGCCCTCGCTGTTTGACCAGCAGGATCTGGCCGAGATCACCTCGCCGGACTACCCGGGCGAGCGGCTGGTCGTCTGCCGCAACCCCTACCTGGCCGAGGAGCGGCGGCGCAAGCGGCAGGAGCTGCTGGACGCCATGGAAGCCGATCTGGCCCGACTGGCTCGGCGGGTGGCCGCCGGACGGCTGAAGCGCCGGGAGAAGATCGGTGAGGCGCTGGGGCGGATTTTGGAAAAGCACAAGATGGGCAAGCATTTCCGCTGGGAGATCGGGGAGGGACGCTTCGCCTACCGGCGCGACCTGACCTCCATCGACCAGGAGGCCGCCCTGGACGGCTTTTACGTCATCCGGACCTCCGTGCCCGCCGAGCAGCTCTCGGCGCCCGAGGTCGTGCTGGCCTACAAGAGCCTCAGCCACGTGGAGCGCCTCATCCGCAGCATCAAGGGCGTCGTGACCAAGGTGCGGCCCATCCACCACTGGACGGAAGAGCGGGTGCGGGCCCACGTCTTCTTGTGCGTGCTGGCCAGCTACGTCGAGTGGCACCTGCGGGAGGCCTGGGCCCCCTTCTTGTTCGAGGACGAGGAGCCAGGCGGTCATGAAGACGGCTCCCCCGTGCGCCCGGCCCAACGCTCCGAGGGCGCCCAAGCCAAGGCCCAGACCCGCCGGACGCCGGAGGGGTGGGAGGTGCACAGCTTCCGTTCGCTCCTCGATAACCTGGCCACGGTCGCCCGCCACACGATCCGCATCCCCGCTCTCCCCGACGTCCTGCCGTACGACCGGGTGACCACCCCGGACGCCTTCCAGCGGGAGGTCTTCGCCCGGGTCGGCCTCCACTCGCTGGCGCCGGCTGGTAGACAGAAAGCCTCGGCCTGA